Sequence from the Gloeocapsopsis dulcis genome:
GATTTACAGATAGCGGTCAATATTGGGATGCATGGAACATTGACCCTAATTATGCACAACATCCCCTACCACCATCACAACTCAAATCAATTCAATGGTTAGAGTGCGGAATAGTTCAAAATCGTATTCGCGTTGTACGCCAACTTGGAGAATCAGAATTTTGTCAAGACTATATATTACAAGCCGATTCGCCATTGTTGAAAATTGAGACTACTGTCAACTGGCAAGCGCGTCATGTTTTAGTAAAAGCGGCTTTTCCTTTTAACTTTGAAACTGACTATGCTACTTATGAAATTCCTTGCGGCGTGATTCAACGTACTACCAAGCCAGAAACGCCAGCGGAACAAGCTAAATGGGAAGTTCCAGCCCTACATTGGGCAGATTTAAGTACGCATGATTATGGAGTGAGTTTACTGAATGATTGCAAATACGGTTACGATAGCCAACCCCATCAATTACGCTTAACCTTACTACGTGGTGCAGAATGGCCTAACCCAGACGCGGATCGAGGAAACCATCAATTCACATATGCGATTTATCCACATCAAGGTAGTTGGCAACAAGCCCAGACGGTACGACGCGGCTATGAGCTAAATTATCCGCTACAAGCGATGTTAGTGTCACCGTGCGATCGCGTTTCGCAAAACTTACCACCTGTAGGCTGTTTTCTTGATTTATCAGTAGACAACTTAATTTTGATGGCATTTAAACAGTCAGAAGACAATGCTCAACGATGGATTTTACGCTGCTACGAATGTCACGGAGAACCCGCGCAGTTAACTTTAAAAAGTGATTTGGGTTTAGCCTTGGAGGAAACTGTTGATTTATTAGAACGAACCACTACTGATGAATTGTTGCGATCGCCAACCTACAAAGTTTCGCCTTGGAAAATTTTCTCAATTGCAGTGACTTATAATCAGAAAAAAGATACTTAAAAAGTAAATAATAAACTCCCTACTCCCCGACTTACAAATGTGTGATACCCAACTATGCCCACATACTATAAACCTTTTCGTAACTAACTAGGAATTGGAAGAATGCCACTCGACACAGCACGGGTAATCGCTCAATCTGAACATGATGCGCTGTGGGTGGGCAGAAGCCGAGGACTGCAATGAGGTTCCTTGGCAGTGGAATGAATTTGAGCGACGACGGACTATCCCGAAGCGGTTGGGGCAGGGGGAGACTCGGATCATTGAGTTGCATCCAGGACTAATCATTCACATTACCACCTATCAATTTTGGCGTCCCCTGTGTCTAGACTATCGCTGCGTTATGGATGGAGTACTATTATCGAATTTCTATTTAGCGGGCGATAAGCCTAACGGCATGGCTGCGCTTACCGCCGCATAATCAACCCAGGCATTCAGCTTGAAGAAGATCGTGAAGAAACTGCTGGTGAAACCTGTTTGTGCTATATTTCAGAGGCGCGATCAATTGAATATTTCCCTGCTGGGCAACTCCTTAAGAACCTGACGATTGAGACGGATTTAGAACGATTGAGGTCGTTTGGGATGAACTGGGACAATGCCTCATTGCTGCGATCGTTGATCGAGGGGAATTGTGAGAGCTTTCATCAATCTCTGAACATAACCACACCTGCCATGCAACAGGTGCTCCGACAAATTCTTGATTGTCCCTATCATGGTACAATCAAGCGCATATACTTGGAAAGTAAGGTGCTAGAGCTACTGGCGTTGCAGTTTCATCAATTAGCACTACAGTCATGTACCACAATTCCAAATTGGTAGTGCTAAACAAGTAATGATGCATTGTAGTAATGCACAAAATACCAAATAGCCCCAATATGATTCTCCAATGACCTAGAAAAGGACAATGTTTTTCGCACCAATCGAGAGACCCGTTGCCTGAGCGTGTTGTTGAAGCGCTCAACATAACTGGTCTTGCCCGTCTCTTTGCCGACTGCACGATGCCGCTTATTCGGTAAAACTGCTGCGTAGGCTGCCCAAAAATCGGTGTAAGCAACTGCACATTGACGGTAGACTGGGGACAAAGAATTCCACAATTGACGAGCTGCCGTTTCGTCTCGTGTACCAATGTAAACGCCAACAATTTCACGCGTGTCTGCATCCAGAGCTAACCAAACCCATTGTTTGTTGCCTTTGTGGTCTACAAATGACCACAACTCATCACACTGAATCGTTAGCACCCCTTTTTTGGGTGTCACCTGCACTTGCCGAGGCACCTGAGCATATTTCTGATTAACGTAGCTTTGCAGCCATTGCTCAGACACCTGCGCTACACGAGCAATTCCAGCAAGGGAAATCCGCTCCAACAGCAATCGGTCAATCCACTCCCGTGTGTTTTGGTCTATCACCTTCTTTTGGGGATGTTCTACGAATTGCCGACCGCATTCATGACATTTGAACCGTTGTTTACCGTTGTGAATTCGACCATTTTTGACTGTTTGAGAAGATGCACAAATGGGGCAGGCAGGCATGAGAGAAAAAAATCAGCAAGAGTTCTACTTCTCCATCATTACATCTTGAGCACTACCCTTAAGCGAACCCTTTGACAAAGATAATGTCGAATCAATCCGCATTGGGTATGATCTGGAACATGAATTGAGTAACAATTGGCAGCTACGTAGTATTTTTGAAGCTGGGTGGTTAGAGCAAGATAGAGTAATTGTGTTTCCTCGTGGATTGCAAGCGGACAATCGGACTCTCCAACGAGGGCTTAACAGAAATCCAACCGATGCTAGAAATATTAACCTTGACAATTA
This genomic interval carries:
- a CDS encoding IS1 family transposase; protein product: MPACPICASSQTVKNGRIHNGKQRFKCHECGRQFVEHPQKKVIDQNTREWIDRLLLERISLAGIARVAQVSEQWLQSYVNQKYAQVPRQVQVTPKKGVLTIQCDELWSFVDHKGNKQWVWLALDADTREIVGVYIGTRDETAARQLWNSLSPVYRQCAVAYTDFWAAYAAVLPNKRHRAVGKETGKTSYVERFNNTLRQRVSRLVRKTLSFSRSLENHIGAIWYFVHYYNASLLV